One Lutra lutra chromosome 18, mLutLut1.2, whole genome shotgun sequence genomic window carries:
- the LOC125090646 gene encoding putative olfactory receptor 1F12P: MEGENHTGISEFILLGLSSQPERQELIFRLFLVTYLVGAAGNLLIILAIGSDSHLHTPMYFFLSNLSLVDFCFISATVPKMLVNIQMQTRSISYGGCLTQIYFCILLANMDNFLLTAMAYDRYVAICHPLHYSTMMNLQICALMLVSSWLIASLHSLLHTVLMARLEFCASKAIPYFFCDLIPLLQLSCSNTQLNQLMILLIGGLIVLIPFLGILVSYTRIVSAVLKVPSAQGKQKAFSTCGSHLTVVLLFYGTITGVYLNPSSSHSADKESLASVMYMVVTPMLNPFIYCLRNKDMKGALRKLFGVKALSCGL; encoded by the coding sequence ATGGAGGGAGAAAACCACACAGGCATCTCTGAGTTCATCCTCCTAGGGCTCTCCAGCCAGCCTGAAAGGCAGGAGCTGATCTTTAGGCTCTTCCTTGTCACGTACCTGGTCGGGGCAGCTGGGAACTTGCTCATCATCTTGGCCATTGGCTCAGACTCCCACCTCCACacgcccatgtacttcttcctcagcaACCTTTCCCTGGTGGATTTCTGCTTCATCTCTGCCACAGTCCCCAAGATGCTTGTGAACATTCAGATGCAGACTCGGTCTATTTCCTATGGTGGCTGCCTAACTCAGATCTACTTCTGCATTTTGCTTGCCAACATGGACAACTTTCTCCTGACAGCAATGGCTTATGACCGCTACGTGGCCATCTGTCATCCCCTGCACTACTCTACCATGATGAATCTGCAAATCTGTGCCCTGATGCTAGTGAGCTCCTGGCTCATTGCCAGCCTCCACTCCCTGCTACATACTGTCCTCATGGCTCGGCTAGAGTTCTGTGCCAGCAAAGCCATCCCTTACTTCTTTTGTGACCTCATTCCCCTGCTCCAGCTCTCCTGTTCTAACACCCAGCTCAACCAGCTCATGATTCTGCTGATAGGAGGCTTGATTGTCCTCATCCCCTTTCTTGGCATTCTTGTGTCCTACACCCGCATTGTATCTGCTGTGCTCAAGGTCCCATCTGCCCAAGGCAAACAAAAGGCCTTTTCCACCTGTGGCTCTCACCTCACTGTAGTCCTCCTCTTCTATGGGACCATTACAGGGGTCTACCTGAATCCCTCATCCTCCCACTCAGCTGATAAGGAATCATTGGCTTCAGTGATGTATATGGTGGTCACACCCATGCTGAATCCCTTCATCTACTGCCTGAGGAACAAGGACATGAAGGGAGCTCTAAGAAAACTATTTGGAGTGAAGGCTTTATCCTGTGGGCTATGA